The DNA window CCCGCCCCGCTGTTCATTCGTTAAcccttaattaattaattaatgaacgATGGTTTGGCCGCCACAAAAACCACAACGAGGTCCGCGTCgtttatttttgggggtggggaggggcgaggggaggtgggggaggggcgggtcACGTGGTGCGAGGCTTCACTAAATTTTCATggaattgaatttttaaaaaatttttaaatttgatttttaattttaaaacgCGCTTGgccctttttaaaatacaggccACGCCCCCTTTCAGTAGAGGCCACGCCCCTTCAAGTGGGGCCAATAATGGCCCCTTTGGggaattttcattcatttatttatttattttccttttttgaattttggggaaaaattttcggaaatttggggattttttgggggccgcttttgggggaatattttggaatttttttatttttggggaaattttttgagaggaaattttgggggttttgtggggatttttggggagaacttttttggttttttacctttttggggaaatttaagaaattttgggatttttggagaatttttggggattttttttaattgtggggaagattttttagaaaaaattttgggattttggggcgattttgggggttctgtccaatttttgggggttttttttgtttttggggaatttggtttcttttttgggttttggggattttttttgttctttttgcccagaaaaaaagTTACCCCTGACATCCGTAActcttttgtatttattgtctCATACTGCCCTCATTCAAATTGCCCAAATTATCATTACCCCAATTGCATTACTATTTTTAGAACCAgtttattactattaaacttttaaaaattttataaaaaacgAGGAATCGGCGTTTTTCACGGCGCGGAGGGATATCAGGGCTCGGCTGTGGCGGAAGGATCTCTCGGTAATGCGCATGCGTGGTGGATCTCCTCGAGTTCCGGCAGAGCCGCGGAAGGATACACTCAACCGCTGCAGTATTCGCTTTGTGTGGCGCCGTGTATAAACCCGGTGGCGGCGGAAGCGCCGTGACAGGGCACGGGGATGCCGGTTGTGGCTGCACAGCGGCACGCAGCGGCTCGGAACCGGGACCGGGCTGCGCAGCGGCTCGGAACCGGGACCGGGCAGCACCAAAGCCGCCGCGCCGTGCAGATAGAACTGCGCATGCGCGCGCTAAACGCGGCATCAGCGCTGCGCTTGGCTGAGGCGCGGAGTGATATCGCTGCGGTTGTAGCGACCGCGCATGCGTGGTCGCGTCGCTGGGGCGGCGTGAGGGagccaagatggcggcgggcgggccggggagcgcgggaggcggcggagcggcgggaacgggaacggggcGTGGAGGGAACGGCGGGACCGGAGCAGCGCCCGCAGCCGCTCTGAAGCGGGAGGATGCGGTGGGGAAGGCGCGGCTCGGCCCGCCATGGAGCGGGAAAGCGACACcacgggcggcggcggcggctctgAGGGCGCCCCCGTGCGGCAGAGAGCTCCGGCAGCGCCCTGAGGGCGGCAGCGGCCCCGCGGCAGCCGCGGCCCGGCGGGAgattctattaaaaattaaaaattaaagcttaAAAACAACCGTGTGCCGGAAGTCTGTTAACCGCACCCGCGCTTTGCGGCGCCTTTTACAACAACGGCGCTTTACGACACTTCCAGCTCACGGCGCCTTTAAGACAGCCGCGCTTTACGGCGCCTTGTACGGCAGCCGCGCTTTGCAACAGCCGCGCTTTACGGCAGCCGCGCTTTGcgatttgggggatttttttctttttaattttttatgattttttttagggCGGGGTTGtgcaattttggggtgttttttttgggatttttaaattttataggaatttttttttttgttgtttttaggATTCGGGCGGGGGttttttgtgccattttaaaaaaattttggggaatttatttttttatttttggagggtttttggggcaatttttggggttttggggggatctttttaattttggggcattttttaaaaatttttgtggggattttttttaatttttgtggggatttttttaatttttggggatttttttgtaattttttggggaatttattttaatttttgagggatttttttaatttttggaggatttttttttaatttttgggaatttatttttaattttgggggattttttaaaatttttgggggattttttaattttgggggattttttttaaagtttggggggatttttaaaaaatttttgggggatttttttaaatttttggggcgatttttaaaatttttggggggatttttttttcattttttgggcgattttttttacatttttgggcggattttttggtttttttggagattttttttttggggatctTTTCCTGAACAATAAACGCACCTGAACACACCTGGCTGAGTCACCTGTGCCTTTATTTGGGGGGGGGatggtggggaagggaggggatcgagtgcaggtgtcccaggtgagTCCCAGGTGCCCAAAGTGGGTCCCAGGTGAGATCCAGGTgggtcccaggtgtgcccaggtgtgcccaggtgttcGGGGAgggtcccaggtgtgcccaggtgtgcccaggtgggttTCAGGTGAGATCCAGGTGGGTTCCAGGTGCCCCAAATGTGTCCCGAGTgagtcccaggtgtgcccaggtgtgcccaggtgggttCCAGGTGTTCAGGGAGGGTCCAAGGGAGGTCCCAGGTATCCAAGGAGGGTcctgggtgtgcccaggtgtgcccaggtgtgcccaggtgttgCTCTCAGTAGTAAAGTTCCCGATCCCACCAACCTGGTGGTGGAGAGAGAACCCGGACAGGTGAGGACAGGACAAGCCCCAGGTgcgcccaggtgtgcccaggtgtgcccaggtgtgcccaaattcaccatttccccccaattttttggcagttttttccccatttcccacccccaggtgtgcccaggtgcccccaggtgcccccaggtgtgcccaggtgcccccaggtgtgcccaggtgtgtcactcaCTGCCCGGTGTCGCCAAGACCGAAGTTTTTCGATTTCGTCGTGAGACGAGGATGAGGAGCCCGAAGGGCATCGGCACCAACCACCACTGGaacctgcccaggtgagacccaggtgagagacaggtgtgcccaggtgtgccccaggtgtgtctggggtagtgcccaggtgtgcccaggtggtTTTGGTGTCCTCAGGTGTGTTTAGGggatgcccaggtgtgccccaggtgtgcccaggtgtgtttatgGTGGtgcccaggtgttcccaggtgtgcccaggtgtgcccaggtgcatcaggggcagtgcccaggtggtttttggggttgtcATGTGcaccccaggtgtgcccaggtgcactGAGGTGGTACCCAGGTGTGTCGGGGCaattcccaggtgtgcccaggtgtgtcagggGCAGTGCCCagatggtttttggggttcccaggtgtgccccaggtgtgccccaggtgtgccccaggtggtacccaggtgtgtcagggcaattcccaggtgtgcccaggtgcttTTCggggttcccaggtgtgcccaggtgtgcccaggtgtgccgGGGCTCACCTGATGGGCATGAAGTTGAACACGTTGGGCATGCCCGGGCAGTAGCAGAGGAAGCAGCCGATGCACACCTGGAACACGATGGCCACCAGCAGGGTCCGGTTCCTGAGAGAGACACACCTGAgcgtccccaggtgtgcccagctgtgcccagctgtgcccaggtatcccaaaatccccaattttcaccgattttccctcaaatttccaccgatttcccccatttccccgcCCCCAGGTGTAccacacctgtcccaggtgtgcccaggtgtccccaaaatcccccaattttcacGAATTTTTTGCCAAATTCCTATCCCGCTCAGGTGtgcccaaaacccccaattttcactggatttcccccaattttccccgaattttccccatctttccccatttccctacctccaggtgtgcccaggtgtgcccaggtgccccccatATTCTCCAATTTGCAccgatttccccccaaattttcaccgattttccctccgtttttgctttttcccccattttcccgctcccaggtgtgcccaggtgtgcccaggtaactccaaacccctcaaaatccccatttttcacccaaatttcacccggtttttttccacttatcccctcccaggtgtgcccaggtgtgcccaggtgtcccaaaatcccccaattttcaccgattttccccaaattttcaccgattttccccaaattttcaccatttttccccattttcccatcccaggtgtgcccaggtgtgcccaggtgtgcccgggtgtcccaaaatcccccaatctTCGCCAATCTTCCTCCAACTTTCAccgattttccccaaattttcgccgatttccccccattttcccacccccaggtgtgcccaggtgtgcccaggtgtgcccacctGAAGAGGCCCTGCTGGAACAGGGAGAGGCGCCGCGTCTTGCGGATCAGCACGTCGGCGATCTGGCACATCTCGATGCTGATGAAGAACACGGTGTAGCAGGTGTACTGCTGGTACCGGCGCTGCCCGAACGTCTGCGGGcgcaggtgagcccaggtgagcccaggtgagacCAAATCccccgattttccccaaaatttccccattttcccctgattttcccaaaaattttcatatttttccccaatttccccacaaattttcacatttttccccattttcccaccccCAGGTGAGACCAGGTGAGaccaaattccccattttccccgattttccccaaaatttccccatttttccccaattttcccaaaaattttcgcattttttcccaatttccccacaattttttccatttttttccccattttcccacccccaggtgagcccaggtgtgcccaggtgtgcccaaattccccattttcccccgattttccccaaaatttccccatttttccccaattttcccaaaattttcatatttttcccaatttccccacaaatctttccatttttttccccattttcccaccccaggtgagcccaggtgtgcccaggtgaacccaaattccccattttccctgattttccccaaaatttccccattttcccccaattttccccaaaattttctttttttttcccaatttcccacaattttttccctttttttccccaattttccgtgcccaggtgtgcccaggtgtgcccaggtaactccaacccccccaaaatccccattttccaccccaattTCACCcggtttttttccatttatcccctcccaggtgtgcccaggtgtgcccaggtgtgcccaggtgtgcccaggtgtccccaaaatcaaattttcacCAATTCGCCCCCAATTTTCAccaattcccccccaaatttcaccgatttctccccagttttcactgattttccccatttccccgcccccaggtgagtgcccaggtgtgcccaggtgtccccaaactctccaattttctgcaattttcccccattttcaccGATTTCCCTCCaattttccccagtttcccccaatttcccccaattttcactgattttcccccaatttccgccgttttccccatttccccacccccaggtgtgcccaggtgagcgcccaggtgtgcccaggtgtcccaaaattctccatttttcactgattttccccaattttccccaattttcaccgatttcccccaaattttcgccgtttcccccatttccccggCCCCAGGTGAGCGCCCAGGTGCGCCCAGGTGCGGTGCCCCACCCACTGCTGGCCGTagctgtcctgcagctcctgctcgtGCTGCCCCGTCCCCCAGCTGGCGGAGCCCCAGCACCTGCCACCAGCCCTCCTGGGCCCATAAGCAATGTCCGGTGAAGCCCGCGAAGGACTGGATggcacctgggcaggtgggacaggtgagatatggacaggtgagacatggacaggtgagatatgggcaggtgagatatggacaggtgagacatggacaggtgagatatgggcaggtgagatgggacaggtgagatatggacaggtgagatatggacaggtgagatgggacaggtgagatgggacaggtgagatatggacaggtgagatatggacaggtgagatgggacaggtgagatatggacaggtgagacatggacaggtgagatatggacaggtgagacatggacaggtgagatgggacaggtgagatatggacaggtgagatatggacaggtgagatatggacaggtgagacatggacaggtgagatgggacaggtgagatatggacaggtgagatatggacaggtgagatatggacaggtgagatgggacaggtgagatatggacaggtgagatatggacaggtgagatatggacaggtgagatgggacaggtgagacatggacaggtgagatatggacaggtgagacatggacaggtgagatatggacaggtgagacatggacaggtgagatgggacaggtgagatatggacaggtgagatgggacaggtgagatgggacaggtgaagCCTCAGGTGTTTCAGCTCACAggtaaccccaaatccagctgtgcccaggtgtccccaaatcctccaattttcaccgatttcccccaaatttttgccatttcccccctttccccacccccagctgtgcccaggtgtgcccaggtgtgcccaggtgtgcccaggtgtgcccaggtgtgcccctcACCTATCTGGAAGTACGAGTAGGCCGCCAGGGGCTCGTTGACCAGCCGGTCTCGCCGGGGGTTGCGGGGCCGCAGGTGCATGATGTGAGCTCGGCGGCTTCGAGGGCCAGCGACACGGGGAactgcccaggtgagcacaggggtgcccaggtgagcacaggtgcGCCCAGGTGcgcccaaaacccccaaatttcaccgattttttccccaatttttgccgtttttccccattttcccgcccccaagtgtgcccaggtgagcacaggtgcccccaggtgtgcccaggtaaccccaaacccccccaaaatccccattttccaccccgATTTCACCCCGGTTTTTCCATTTATCCCcttccaggtgtgcccaggtgtgcccaggtgtgttataactgcccccaggtgtgcccaggtgtgcccccaaattctccaattttcaccgattttccTCGAATTTTCACcgatttcccccaatttttgccgtttctccccatttccccacccccaggtgtgcccaggtgtgcccaggtgtgcccaggtgtgttcctatccctctcaggtgtgcccaggtgtgcccaggcgtgcccaaaaccccccaatttCACTGATcttcccccaattttcaccgttttcccccatttccccacccccaggtgtgtgcccaggtgtgcccaggtgccccaggtgtgcccaggtgtgttcctaTCCCTCTCAggcgtgcccaggtgtgccaaaacccccaatttcACTGATCTTCCCCAATTTtcgttttccccattttcacgcttccccaggtgagcccaggtcTTGGCGCCCAGGTGAGCGCCCAGGTGCGCACTCACGATGTCGGTGCAGAGCTCGATGAAGAGGATGGTGATGCAGCCCAGGGGGAGGGGCACGCTGGCCGTGATGTAGATCAGGTACGGCGTCAGCTCCGGAATGTTCTTGGTCAGCGTGTAGGCGATCGACTTCTTGAGGTTGTCGAAGATCAGCCGgcctgggggcggggccggcaggTGAGggggacaggtgtgggacaggtgtgtGGGGCAGGTGTGACAATCCAGGTGAGTGGGGACAGGTGTGACAATCCAGGTGATCAtggacaggtgtgtgacaggtgtgtgacccctccaggtgagcagggacaggcgTGACAATCCAGGTGAGTGGGGAGAGGTGTGGGACAGTTGTGTGACCCCTCCAGGTGAGCGGGGACAGGTGTGTGACCCCTCCAGGTGTGCTGGGACACGTGTGGGAATGGCCCAGGTGTGTGgggacaggtgtgtgacaggtgtgacaaTCCAGGTGAGCATGGACAGGTGTGACAGTCCAGGTGAGTGGGGACAGGTGTGACAATCCAGGTGATCAtggacaggtgtgtgacaggtgtgtgaccCCTCCAGGTGAGCAtggacaggtgtgacaggtcAAGTCAGCATGGACAGGTGTGACAATCCAGGTGACcagggacaggtgtgggacaggtgtgacaATCCAGGTGAGCGGGGACAGGTGTGTGACCCCTCCAGGTGTGTGGGGACAGGTGTGGGAATGGCCCAGGTGAGCAGAGACAGGTACAGGTGACTGGGGACAGGTATCCACACCTGTCCCTGCACCTGTCCTCACACCTGTACCGTACCTGTCTCAGGTGAGCTCACCTTGCTCCACTCCCGTTACAATCGACACGAAGTTGTCGTCCAGCAGGatcacctgtcccacacctgtcccacacctgtcccaggtatctcacctgtcccacacctgtcccacacctaTCTCaggtgtctcacctgtcccacacctgtcccacatTAAcccacacctgtcccaggtgtgtctcacctgcccaggtgtgtttctCACCTTGCTCCACGCCGGTGACGATGGATGCGAAGTTGTCGTCCAGCAGGatcacctgtcccacacctgtcccaggtgtctcacctgtcccacacctatctcaggtgtgtctcacctgtctcacctgcccaggtgagctcaccttGCTCCACGCCCGTGACGATCGACGCGAAGTTGTCGTCCAGCAGGATCACCTGTCCCACATCTGTCCTaggtgtctcacctgtcccacatctgtcccacacctgtcccaggtgtctcaCCTGCCCCATACCTGTCCCATACCTAtctcaggtgtgtctcacctgtcccaggtgtgcccaggtgagctcaccttGCTCCACGCTCGCTACAATCGACGTGAAGTTGTCGTCCAGCAGGatcacctgtcccacacctaTCCCaggtgtctcacctgtcccacacctatctcaggtgtgtctcacctgtcccacacctgcccaggtatctcacctgtcccataCCTGTCCCACACCTAtctcaggtgtgtctcacctgtctcaggtgtgcccaggtgtgtttctCACCTTGCTCCACGCCCGTTACGATGGACGCGGTTGTCGTCCAGCAGgatcacctgtcccaggtgtctcacctgtcccacacctatctcaggtgtgtctcacctgtctcacctgcccaggtgtgtctcacctgcccaggtgtgtttctCACCTTGCTCCACGCCGGTGACGATGGAGGCGAAGTTGTCGTCCAGCAGGatcacctgtcccacacctgtcccacacctaTCCCAGGTGTCTCACCAGCCCCATACCTGTCCCACACCTAtctcaggtgtgtctcacctgtctcacctgcccaggtgtgtttctCACCTTGCTCCACGCCCGTTACGATGGACGCGAAGTTGTCGTCCAGCAGGatcacctgtcccacacctgtcccaggtgtgtcacctgTACCACACCTAtctcaggtgtgtctcacctgcccaggtgtgtttctCACCTTGCTCCACGCCCGTTACGATGGACGCGAAGTTGTCGTCCAGCA is part of the Camarhynchus parvulus unplaced genomic scaffold, STF_HiC, whole genome shotgun sequence genome and encodes:
- the LOC115917171 gene encoding LOW QUALITY PROTEIN: potassium-transporting ATPase alpha chain 1-like (The sequence of the model RefSeq protein was modified relative to this genomic sequence to represent the inferred CDS: inserted 5 bases in 5 codons), whose translation is DHGDGDHPVAAKAIGAQVGIISGGRPEGXVWRLHLPLEQVTPSQARARVVTGSELAALPPGALEELLRAHPEMVFARMSPQQKLVIVESCQRLGVIVAVTGDGVNDSPALKKADIGVAMGIAGSDAAKNAADMILLDDNFASIVTGVEQGRLIFDNLKKSIAYTLTKNIPELTPYLIYITASVPLPLGCITILFIELCTDIFPVSLALEAAEXHIMHLRPRNPRRDRLVNEPLAAYSYFQIGAIQSFAGFTGHCLWAQEGWWQVLGLRXSWGTGQHEQELQDSYGQQWTFGQRRYQQYTCYTVFFISIEMCQIADVLIRKTRRLSLFQQGLFRNRTLLVAIVFQVCIGCFLCYCPGMPNVFNFMPIRFQWWLVPMPFGLLILVSRRNRKTSVLATPGKSPAGPRLPRGRCRPQGAAGALCRTGAPSEPPPPPVVSLSRSMAGRAAPSPPHPPASERLRALLR